Within the Dolichospermum compactum NIES-806 genome, the region GAGTTGAAACACTTAATGTTACACTACAAGGAGAACTGGCAACTAATAAAAGTCAACCTTTGGTAATAGCTGCCCTCAAAGGACTACTTTACCAAGCCCTGCGGGAGCGGGTAAATTATGTCAACGCTACCATAGAAGCCAAAGAACGGGGGATTCGAGTCATTGAAACAAGGGACGCTTCAGCACGGAATTATGCTGGTTCGTTGCATCTCCAAGCCACAGGGACTCTAGGCACACATTCTGTTACAGGGGCTTTATTAGGTGATAAGGAAATTCACTTAACAGATGTTGACGGTTTCCCCATTAACGTTCCCCCCAGCAAATATATGCTGTTTACTCGACACCGTGATATGCCCGGTATTATTGGTAAACTGGGTTCTCTACTGGGTAGCTTTAATGTCAATATTGCCAGTATGCAGGTAGGTCGGAAAATCGTTCGTGGTGATGCTGTTATGGCTCTCAGTATTGATGATCCTTTACCTGATGGCATTTTAGCGGAAATTAAAAAAGTGGAAGGTATTCGGGACGCTTATACAGTCACACTTTAATTCTGGACTAGGGTTTTTGTGATTGATTTGATGGGGATGATGTCTGAACTGTGATTTTTGTGATTGATTTGATAAAGATGATTCAATCATTGGATTGTCTTTGATCATCATAAATAACAATGATAGTTTAATTTGATATTTATCCAAATCATCCCCATCATCAAAATCTTCAAAATCATAGTTTATTTTTCTCCATTACCAATCTAAAATCTAAAATTCTATGGCAAATACCTGGTGGGAATTAAATATTTTATCTGAACCAGATTTAGAAGAAACTATATTTTGGCGGTTAGAAAACTTTGGCTGTCGTGGTACAGCAGTAGAAATTAAGGGCAATGTCTCATTTGTTAAGGCTTATTTACCCACCTTTAAAGTACAACTGCTAGATTTGGCTGCTTTATCGCTATGGCTGCGTCAAGATGCCCTGTGTGTAGGACTCACAGCACCCGTGCTGCATTGGGGCTTAATTGACGAAGAAGACTGGTCTAGTAGCTGGAAACAACATTGGCAACCGGAAGAAATAGGCGATCGCTTTCTCATTAACCCCGCTTGGCTACCTCTACCCGAATCCCTAGACCGATTAGTAATTCGCCTTGATCCAGGCGTAGCCTTTGGTACAGGTAATCACGCCACCACTCAACTATGTTTAGAATCCCTAGAAATGCGCTTCGGTGAAATTCCCCAATCCTTCCTAGACACTGAAGAACCAAGAAAACCTTTAATTATCGCCGATATTGGTTGTGGTTCAGGTATTCTAGGCGTTGGGGCAATATTATTAGGTGCTGGTAAAGTCTATGCCGTTGATAACGATCCTTTAGCCGTAAAATCTACTTTTAGTAATCGCACTCTTAATCAGATCCGTCCAGATTCTTTAATCCCTCTTGAGGGTAGTGTAGACATAGTCCGAAAAATAATTGATCAACCTGTAGACGGGATTGTTTGCAATATTTTAGCAGATGTAATCATCGAATTACTCCCAGAAATGACCGCCAT harbors:
- the prmA gene encoding 50S ribosomal protein L11 methyltransferase; translated protein: MANTWWELNILSEPDLEETIFWRLENFGCRGTAVEIKGNVSFVKAYLPTFKVQLLDLAALSLWLRQDALCVGLTAPVLHWGLIDEEDWSSSWKQHWQPEEIGDRFLINPAWLPLPESLDRLVIRLDPGVAFGTGNHATTQLCLESLEMRFGEIPQSFLDTEEPRKPLIIADIGCGSGILGVGAILLGAGKVYAVDNDPLAVKSTFSNRTLNQIRPDSLIPLEGSVDIVRKIIDQPVDGIVCNILADVIIELLPEMTAITKPSTWGIFSGILLEQSKAVADALEQNGWIVATLWKRKEWCCLNVRRS